The Triticum aestivum cultivar Chinese Spring chromosome 4B, IWGSC CS RefSeq v2.1, whole genome shotgun sequence sequence tggtggccgggatgcatggagaagcgccatgacatcctgcgaaaagcttcacccagccacgaagagaaggatggatgccccatgaccggaagcttacctgtgcagccgcaagccattatgggctctggctgggttgaccctagtAGTGACGCTGGCTGGACGgtactacgagatgtagaagaacggtaggattggatgggtaccggcagtagccagaagaactcttcggaagaccctgtttcattcgtcccgtcttcaaacaccatgaagtgcgaagactttaaaaggagggaatgattcttgcggggaaagtgcgcaaacctctgcagagtttaaagatctaatcgattagccgtgtccccggttacggacatttgAGCCTCTGGAACTTGGAAGTATTCGGAATTCTCAACACTGAAACTAATGAATTAATTTGAGGGGTTTATGACTTAATAATTTGGGAACGAgatattggttggcggaaccatctcaataactaccaacaatttgtagtaatttgcaaacaagtccactgtagtaggataaaattggctttacgcaaaatgatGAAACTTAGAGCTCCACAGCCAAAATGCATATActgtagtaactttattattgttaTTCTTCATGACTTGCCAGCTTATTCCAaaagctgacctacatggctgcaacgtcttatgttgcagaggtatattccgatcaggagtgaggctacgctccgcgcttggcgattgccctttggagtcggatggactcgctttaCCTTCGACGCTTCTGCAGCATtagtagtttatttctcatgagttggccttgagCCGAATTTATTCCCTTGTAATAAAGACtctatatgagaatcgtgtaataaaattcaggtgtgattgaactttgattaCTTTATCGATGTACTGTGAgtaccagcatgatcttgggatggtacagacacagagatttgaccgattttgggtcaggtcgctacagtgatgatcttcattattagagcattgtcccatgtgaggaaaggatgatggagactatgattcccccacaagtcggagtgagactccggacgaaaaaaaaaggccaaaaattgaaagaaggcccaataaaaaaatgagagaaaagagagaagggtacaatgttactatcctttttgccacacttgtgcttcaaagtagcaccatgatcttcatgatagagagtctcctatgatatcactttcatatgctagtgggaatttttcattatagaacttggcttgtatattccaatgatgggctttctcaaattgccctaggtcttcgtgagcaagcaagttggatgcacacccacttagttttcttttttgatctttcataaacttatagctctagtgcatccgttgcatgacaatccctactcactcacattgatatctattaatgggcatctccataccccgttgatacgcctagttgatgtgagactatctccttctttttgtcttctccacatccaccatctattccacctatagtggtatgtccatggctcacgctcatgtattgcgtgaaagtttaaaaagtttgagaacatcagaagtatgaaacagttgcttggcttgtcatcagggttgtgcatgatttaaatattttgtgtgatgaagatggagcatcgccagactatatgattttgtagggataagctttctttggctatgttattttgagaagacataattattttgttagtatgcatgaagtattattattttttatgtcaatattaaacttttgttttgaatcttacggatctgaatactcatgccacaatagagagaattacatggataaatattttaggtagcattgcacatcaaaaattctgtttttatcatttacctactcgaggacgagcaggaattaagcttggggatgcttgatacgtctccaacgtatctataatttttgattgttccatgctattatattatctgttttggatgttttatatgcattaatatgcaattttatatgatttttgggactaaccaattaacctagagcccagttccagtttctgttttttccttgttttagagttccgcggaaaaggaataccaaacggagttcaaacgtaataaaactttcgcgatgatttttcttggaccagaagacacccaggagacttggagtgcaagtcagaagagcctcgaggcggccacaagggtggagggccgcccagggggtagggcgtgccccccgaccttgtgggcccctggtagctctcctgacctaattcttctgcctatatatactcttataccacaaaaacatccaggggagccacgaaaccatttttcaactgccgcaaccttctgtacccgtgagatcccatcttggggccttttccagcgtcctgccggagggggattcgatcacggagggcttctacatcaacaccattgcctctccgatgaagcgtgagtagtttaccacagactgacgggtccatagctagtagctagatgacttcttctttctctttgattctcaatacaaagttctcctcgatgttcttggagatctatttgatgtaatactcttttgcggtgtgtttgccgagatccgatgaattgtggatttatgatcaagtttatttatgaatattatttgaatcttctctgaattcttatatgcatgatttgatatctttgcaagtgtcttcgaactatcgatttggtttggccaactagattggtttttcttgcaatgggagaagtgcttagctttgggttcaatcttgcggtgttctttcccagtgacagtagggacagcaaggcacgtattgtattgttgccattgaggataaaaagatggggttttcatcatattggttgagttaatcccgctacatcatgtcatcttgcttaatgcgttactctgttctcatgaacttaatactctagatgcaggcagaagtcggtcgatgtgcggattaatagtagtagatgcagaatcgtttcggtctacttgacacggacgtgatgcctatattcatgaccattgccttagatatcatcataattatgtgcttttctatcaattgctcggcagtaatttgttcacccaccgtaataatttctatctcgagagaagcctctagtgaaacctatggcccccgggtctattttccatcatataagtttctgatctacaattctagtaTCCTATTtacttactttgcaatcttttactgcTTCACCTAACCCTCCCTGGAGTCGGCTCTCTCACGAGCATGGACCACAATGTGTGCCCATTGCCTCGCACCATGCCCTAGATGATGACGCCGTGGACAAGTGGGTGTTCAACGACGCGGAGCGGAGCCCTCCCATCACTATGACACTGAGGTTTGAGACCATAATTAGAACATGAACAATTGTTTTTGTAAGACTTGGATATACTATTAAGACAAACTAATTCATGTAGCCTTTTGCTTCAGTATAACCAAACACTTGTTGTTTTCATGTCCTGCGTGATCCCCCGCTGCTTTGAAAATTTCCGCAGCCACTACTGCATATTTACAACACCTGGTGTTGCAATATTCGGTCAAGTTTTTATTGGAGCAAGTTTTACAAATTGGATAACTGTCAGAGCTACGTTTTGGGGTCAAAAAGTGAGGGACCATGGCTGGTGCCCTATTACAGTGTTGCTATTGAGATGTTCTAACACCCTAAACATGATTTGTGGAAACTGGTTTGGTGAAATCTTCAAGTGAACCCGCTCAAAATTTCATACTTTGGTCTAAACTAGCACATATGCATGTGCATTGCAATGGGAGAGATAGTTTTTTTACCAGAAGCAACGTGAGAGAAATGATGTGTCCTTCGAAAACAGTCTCCGCAGCGGTGGACAATAGAGCAAGGAGTTGCAGTCTTCTCGCGGGTCATGTTTGGCACACGAGATCATTGATAGTGGTGGGGTTTATCGGCGTCTCCTACGACGACGTAACCACATGGATTACTAACTACATCGCATAAATCAAAGATCCAATAACGGGCTGCTAGCTAGTTAGACAAACGTGTCCCAATAACCAATGGCCAGAGTGAATATTTAACAACATAATGCAGCATCAAATTCGAAGCATTTTTtaaacttttcataaaaaataatgaTGAATTTCTGAATATCCTCCGAAACAtgaatatatattttttaaattcTAAACATTTCCGAAAAAACATGAATTGTTTTCGAAATTGGAAAAAAATTTAAAATTCAAAAACGTTTTCTGAAAACATGAAATTTTTATAAAAaagatgaacattttatgaattaaTGAACAATATTTTTAACagggaacatgttttgaacattcatAATTCTTTTCAAAGATGTGTTTTTTGATGCAAAAAgtattttaaatttgtgaacatttcagtAAAACAACAATATTTTCGaattcaaacattttttaaatgagaAAACAATTATTCAAATTCCTGAATAAACATTTTGGAAAAATTGTgtgcattttatttattttgaacaaATTTCGGAATTAGATTAATGTAGAGATCCAAACATTTCTCAAAACAGGAACTTTTTggaatattaaacatttatcaaaAATTTGAACGAAATATGAAATTCTGAGCTTTTTcttttgaatttatgaaaaaagataaaaataaacTAAACTTCGAAGGGAAAAAGGGTCAAAAGAAATaggaaagaagaagagaaaggaacGTAAAAAACAGAATATGGAATGAAACGAAAACGAGCTGGCCAAGTAATGGGCGACATGTGCGAAGCTCTGACTATTTAACGCGCTGTGCGGCAAATAGGTCGGCTGGCGTCGCTGGGCCTCAGCGCGCAGCCCAGGTACGAAATTTAGGATAAAACGTTTTTCTTTTCTAGCAGATGAACGCTTAAAAGTTTAGTACCGCCTCATCAAATAAAAAATACAATTTTgttggtgaacggatgaaaatgtCAGTAACCAAGGTACAATTTGTTTTTTTGGGTTGTTTTTTGGGAAAGGATTAAATCTATTATAAAAATTCATCAAAAGTAGAAAGCATCTCTAATGGAGCGAGACACCGAGTGGCAAGCATTCTACGGCTCCACTACTGACATATAACAATTTCTGAATTTGTAATATTTTCCCGATTAGGCTATTCAATTTAGAAAAATATAAACTATTTATCCCACAAATAATAGCTATGCTAAGTTTTGGCTCCTCGACTCTAAAACCACACAACTTGATCCCTGATCTTTTAAACCGACTACCCAACACAAATTAAGAGGTTTTGACCAATGACTGGGTAATGATTTCGTATATGTGGAAAGTGGCGACCCAAAGAGCACAAAATAGTAGAGTAATTTTTAGAGAAAGATCATACTAACTTTGATCGGAAAATAGAGTACAAACAGGAAGCCGTTTCCTCGCCGGAGTTCACCAAGGGGAACCGTCGCCTAAACAATCGCCCTTACTTTCTGGAGCAGTTCCAGCGAGCGAGCGTGGGGTCTGAGAATTGTGTAAGCACAAAAAAGCTGAGGAAGTAAAAGTAGACTTTCTCTGATCTATCATCTCCATGTTTATAGGAACGTCTGTTTAATAAGCACGGTTCTCACTGAAGAAAAATGTGTCTAGATAAGAAACGCCGAGCCAATGATTTTTTGCCATATATATATAGCAACGCGAAATTTGCTGTATTAATCCATCATTTGATTCAACCATCTTATAACTGAGAAATCTACAGGAACAGGACGTTCCCTTTGACACTGAAGGTAGTACAAACTATTCAGCAGGATGCTGAATACTACTCTATTAATTACTGATAAGCTAACATAGGAAAAATAAAAGAATGAAACCGTCCTAAAACGCCGCAAAAGAACCGAGGAAAACTAATCTAAGTAGAGAAGTTGATCTTGACGGGGAAAgacaccgacgacggcgacgacgtgtCACCGTTCTCAAGGAGGACGGTGCTGACCCCTGACGGCACGACGGTGTAAGCCGTCTTCTCCACGATGCCAAACGCCTCGCACACCTTGAGCGAGAACCCCAcggtcgctgcgccgcccgcctTCACAAACACCCTCTGGAACGCCACCACCTGCTTGATGGGCGCGCCGGCCACCTCGGGCGGCGGCACAGTGTACACCAGCACCGTGTGGCTGCCGTCCACGTCACCGCCATTGACGACGCTGACGTTGAAGTCCACGGTCTCTTTGCAGGAGTGGCTCGCGACGTCGATGGCGGGGCAGGACGGTGTAGCGTCCACGGCGCCGGCCTTGTAGCTGAGCCGCTTGCAGTGCCCGCCGGCGGCGAGGGTGACTGCGGTGCCGTTGCCAGCGCTGGTCTCGTATCGGAACTTGGTGTAGCTCAGGCCGTGGCCGAACCGATAAAGCACCTCCGGCCCGTCGTAGAACTTGTACGTCCTCCCCGGATATCCGTGGTCCGGCCGCGGCCGTAGCTCCATGGACGTCATAGGAATCTGGTGGATGTACTTGTTCTTGAACCATGTCAATGGCAGCCGTCCTCCTGCTCGATCATGCAATTACATCAGAAGGTTCTAGCGATGTGTCAGAAAATCAGAATCCAAAATTAATTTGATCGGAATAATAAACTTTGCATCTTTCTTTACCTGGACTGTATCTTCCGAAGATGACATCAGCAATGGCGTTGCCACCTTCCCCACCAGGGTACCCGGCCCAGAGGATGGCGCCGATCTTGGGGTTGCCCTGCGCGAAGGAGATGTCGATGCCGCCGCCGGACAGGATCACGAGGACGATCGGGTTAGGCGATGCCGCCGCGATATGGAGGATCTGCTCCGTCTGGTTCTTGGGCAGGAGGAGATCCTCCCTGTCGTTGCCCTCCCTCTCGATGTGCATGTTTATGCCACCGAAGTAGATGGTCAAGTTTGCGTCGTGCGAGATCTTCACGTCCTTGCTTATGCCATCTCGCGGCGTCACGTACCGGCAAGGCGGCCCTGCATTTACAAATTTCATCCAAGAGAATGTGTAACATGTGAGTAGGTCATGTGTCGTGACATGTGAGGTGTACGTAGTACAGCAGCAGCTAGAGAAGGGCTGATCACCTGTGTAGTCTCCGTCCATGATCTTTTCAGGCGCCTCGGCATGTGGGCCGCGGACGGCCACGGCGCCGAACTTCTTGGGGTCAAGGGGGAGCAGGCCGCCGTGGTTCTTGAGGAGCACCATGCCCTGTCTGGCCCCGTCGAGGGCGAGGCTCCTGTGGTCGTCGCTGCAGATGTCCTTCTCGTTGAGGGACTCGTACCTGGGCATGCCGTCGAAGTAGCCGAGCCTCATGAGCGTCATGTAGAGGTTGGTGAGCGCGTTGTCGACGTCGGACTCGCGCGTCTTGCCCTTTTGGACGGCTTCCAGGCCATAGGTGGTGAGGAAGTCCATGACGGGCTTGCCGTTCTGCACGATCCAGCTCTCGCCGCAGTCGAGGTCGAGCCCGGCCTTGAGCACGGCGGCGGTGGACTCGACCGCGGTGTAGCCCAGCCATGTGGCGTTGTCGGTCATGACGCGCACGGCGTCGCAGTCGGAGACGATGTAGCCGTGGAGGCCCCAGTCGCGGCGGATGGTGCCGGAGAGGAGGCGCGCGTCGGCGCAGGCCGGGATGCCGTTGACGCGGTTGTAGGAGCACATGACGCTGCTGACGTCGCCGTGGCGGACGCACATCTCGAACGGGCGCTGGAAGGTCTCGACCATGTCGCGCTCCTCGACGCGGGCGTCGAACTTGAACCGCGTGTGGCCGTACCAGTCGTCCACGTCGTAGGCGGCGTAGTGCTTGCAGCACGCGGAGGTCTTGAGCGGCCGGGACATGGGGTCGGAGGCCACCTCGTGGCCCGGGACGTCCTGCATGCCGCGCACGAAATTGACGGCGTAGCGGCCGACGACGAAGGGGTCCTCGCCGGGCGTCTCCAGCGCGCGGCCCCACCTCGGGTCGCGCACCACGTTGATGTTGGGGCTCCAGTACGTCAGCCCTCCCTTGCCCAGGTTGTACATCGCTCGGGCCTCCGTCGAGATCGCCTGCCATGCCACCAGATCTGTTGTTAGACGCACTCTATATGATGAGATATTATGAAAAAGAGCAGACGTGGCACCGACGACACGTAACGTGCGTACCTGGCCGATGGACTGCCAGAGGGACTCGTTGAAGGAGGCGGCGCTGTTGATGACGTTAGCGAAGACGGTGCCGTTGAAGACGGCGGCGCGGCCGGAGTGGAGACGCGGTTTCTTGGGGTCGTCGAACTTGGTGGTGGGGCCGGTGCTGGACAGCCCGTGTAGCGCCTCCGACCACCACTTGTACTGGGGAAGGCCGACGCGGGGCGCGCCGTCAGCCCAGTCGCCGAGGTTGGACACCTTCTCCTCCACCGTCATCCAGCCGATGAGATCGCGCACACGGTCGCCGTACGGAAGCGACGCGTTGCAGTAGCGGTACTTGGACATGTCCAGCCCGGCCGCCATGAACCGGGACGCGTCGCAGACCTTGGTGTACACGGCCTTGCCGCCGGTGGCGCCGCCGTCGGACTGGGAGGGGACGGCTCGAGAAGAGGCGCGCGGGATGCTCACTGTGGTGCCTAGGAGGAGGAGGGAAAGAATGGATACGTGCATGGCGGACGACGCCATTGAAGGTTGGCTCGCTACGTACGTGTTGCTGATGATGATGGATGGTGGGATGTGGAGCGTGTATATATAAGATCGAGATCGAGATCGACTGGAGGGAACTAACAGATTATCGAAATTTGAAACCTAGTTCTGCATGCACGGCCGGAAATGATGCATGGATAGATAGATAACTCATcgagttgtttgtttgtttgttcgtTCGTTATACAGAGTGTAAACTGTTTTTTTTTTGTTGGATATTTTCACTCACGTCACGGTCACGTGTGGATTGTACGTGCGGGTGCTGATAAAAGTGGACGTACCGTGGTGGATAGTAAAAAAAAAATTTGGCGAGTAATAcgcgccggcgcgccggccgaaTCTTTCGGCCGGTCCACTGGCGGTCATACGATTAAAATGATTCATACCGTACGATTGACTTCAAAAATGAATTGTTGTCTTCCTCCTAGGCTCCTACTCTTTCAACGCAGAAAAAAAAAATCCATCTTCTACTATTGACGTCCCTACAGCAACCTTGCACTCCATGGATATGAGAGTGCTGCCGGCTCGCCGCCACTCGCCTTCCCCACCGGTTCCAGCAGGACGCCTTCCTCGCCGGTTTCAGCAGGGCGCCGTCGCAGCATCCAGTCGTCGCCCTGTAGCAACGTCCGCCATTTTGCAAGACGCCTGATGCCTCCGTCCTTGTAGCAACTAGTCGCCGCCATAGTAACACGCCTGTCGCAGCAGCACCATGCCACAGGCCGTAGCTTCGGGCGTCACCGCTCATACATTGTCAGCAGACGGCCCCGGTTTTTGAAGATTCACGATGGAAGCCTTTATTacaccggttgaagcttttttctgtatggttgaagctttttctgaTTTCGATCGAAACATTTTTACACGGGCTGAAGCTTTTCTCCACGTTCGAAGCTTTTCCTCTACGCCAGTTGTAGCTTTTTTCCATGGTTGAAACTTTTTCTATACCAGTTGAGGCTTTTACAATTGCCGGTTGTGGCAATCGTGGCGTCATCCCCCATCGCCGCCCTAGCAC is a genomic window containing:
- the LOC123094721 gene encoding probable beta-D-xylosidase 2, which encodes MASSAMHVSILSLLLLGTTVSIPRASSRAVPSQSDGGATGGKAVYTKVCDASRFMAAGLDMSKYRYCNASLPYGDRVRDLIGWMTVEEKVSNLGDWADGAPRVGLPQYKWWSEALHGLSSTGPTTKFDDPKKPRLHSGRAAVFNGTVFANVINSAASFNESLWQSIGQAISTEARAMYNLGKGGLTYWSPNINVVRDPRWGRALETPGEDPFVVGRYAVNFVRGMQDVPGHEVASDPMSRPLKTSACCKHYAAYDVDDWYGHTRFKFDARVEERDMVETFQRPFEMCVRHGDVSSVMCSYNRVNGIPACADARLLSGTIRRDWGLHGYIVSDCDAVRVMTDNATWLGYTAVESTAAVLKAGLDLDCGESWIVQNGKPVMDFLTTYGLEAVQKGKTRESDVDNALTNLYMTLMRLGYFDGMPRYESLNEKDICSDDHRSLALDGARQGMVLLKNHGGLLPLDPKKFGAVAVRGPHAEAPEKIMDGDYTGPPCRYVTPRDGISKDVKISHDANLTIYFGGINMHIEREGNDREDLLLPKNQTEQILHIAAASPNPIVLVILSGGGIDISFAQGNPKIGAILWAGYPGGEGGNAIADVIFGRYSPGGRLPLTWFKNKYIHQIPMTSMELRPRPDHGYPGRTYKFYDGPEVLYRFGHGLSYTKFRYETSAGNGTAVTLAAGGHCKRLSYKAGAVDATPSCPAIDVASHSCKETVDFNVSVVNGGDVDGSHTVLVYTVPPPEVAGAPIKQVVAFQRVFVKAGGAATVGFSLKVCEAFGIVEKTAYTVVPSGVSTVLLENGDTSSPSSVSFPVKINFST